A stretch of Brassica napus cultivar Da-Ae chromosome C6, Da-Ae, whole genome shotgun sequence DNA encodes these proteins:
- the LOC106404460 gene encoding uncharacterized protein LOC106404460, whose amino-acid sequence MVADSVTDSQLFHESPISRDFVKKRKANWFWKLKQWKIDARRRQWIYQWKRASVGEAGMRSLRDKLTDRKTVNDRVSYLESWSIDDHHDGLRCYDDSDDDETDLSASSPTSVLKNKDSDTNKSVHGCFCCSNQITEEEEEDAFDDAYDNWEDFSDALNSFESDEDSQRKKKSSPRKGKCKQEASPEKAIHHKKKNKKKKKSDQKKEGDGGDEEISECPICSEEMDVTDLSFLPCPCGFRLCLFCHKQINENDGRCPACRNKYEQTSSHNSREVSFQQRGRGTVRLSPSFKGLDIA is encoded by the exons ATGGTTGCTGATTCCGTCACAGACTCTCAACTCTTCCATGAGTCTCCGATTTCGAGAGATTTCGTCAAGAAACGTAAG GCGAATTGGTTTTGGAAGCTGAAGCAGTGGAAGATCGATGCTCGTCGCAGGCAATGGATTTACCAAT GGAAGAGAGCAAGCGTAGGTGAAGCAGGGATGAGATCTTTGCGTGACAAGCTGACTGATAGAAAAACAGTAAATGATAGAGTTTCTTACCTTGAATCTTGGAGTATTGATGATCATCATGATGGACTACGATGCTATGATGATAGTGATGACGATGAGACTGATCTCTCTGCTAGTAGCCCCACTAGTGTCCTCAAGAACAAAGATTCCGATACTAATAAGAGCGTGCACGGCTGCTTCTGCTGTTCTAATCAGATCaccgaggaagaggaagaagacgctTTTGATGATGCGTATGACAACTGGGAAGACTTTAGCGATGCCTTGAACAGCTTTGAGAGCGACGAAGATagccagaggaagaagaagtcttCTCCTCGTAAAGGCAAGTGCAAGCAAGAAGCTTCACCAGAGAAGGCGATTCATCAcaaaaagaagaataagaagaagaaaaagtctGATCAGAAGAAAGAAGGTGACGGTGGTGATGAAGAGATAAGTGAATGTCCTATTTGCTCTGAAGAGATGGATGTAACGGATCTAAGCTTCTTACCATGTCCTTGCGGGTTTCGGCTGTGTCTCTTCTGCCATAAGCAGATCAATGAGAACGATGGACGTTGCCCAGCTTGCAGGAACAAGTATGAGCAGACGAGTAGTCACAACAGCAGGGAAGTTAGTTTCCAGCAGCGTGGCCGTGGCACAGTTCGTTTGTCTCCATCGTTTAAAGGACTTGACATAGCTTAA
- the LOC106404467 gene encoding NAD(P)H-quinone oxidoreductase subunit O, chloroplastic → MAFSATLSQLSSLSTISSSLPLSSRIFPLRSQTHFRVKAEAEKQSTQAKSEGEASPAATKTPKTLPKKPVYSMKKGQIVRVDKEKYLNSINYLSVGHPPFYKGLDYIYEDRGEVLDIRVFETGEYALVGWVGIPTAPAWLPTDMLIKSEKLVYERL, encoded by the exons ATGGCATTCTCAGCAACTCTGTCTCAGCTTTCTTCTCTTTCGACAATCTCCTCCTCACTCCCACTTTCTTCTAGAATCTTCCCTCTTCGATCTCAGACTCATTTCAGAGTCAAAGCAGAGGCAGAGAAACAGAGCACGCAGGCTAAATCCGAAGGGGAAGCTTCACCAGCTGCAACCAAAACCCCTAAAACTCTTCCCAAGAAACCGGTTTACTCGA TGAAGAAGGGTCAAATCGTTCGTGTAGACAAGGAGAAGTACCTCAACAGCATCAAT TACTTATCAGTTGGTCATCCTCCTTTCTACAAAGGACTTGATTACATCTACGAAGATCGCGGCGAG GTACTAGACATTCGTGTCTTTGAGACAGGAGAGTATGCACTT GTTGGATGGGTTGGTATCCCAACCGCACCGGCTTGGCTACCAACAGATATGCTCATCAAG TCTGAGAAACTTGTTTACGAGAGACTATAG
- the LOC106404455 gene encoding pentatricopeptide repeat-containing protein At1g74900, mitochondrial-like yields MNRLFIKSLCTSSAAAANLKPPPPDPAAISNLILSSPIQSPLPSNTPWTPHLVNSILKRLWNHGPKALHFFHLLDRRHRNYIHSPSSFNLAIDIAARLHLHTTVWSLIRRMRSLRIGPSPKTFAIVAERFASSGKPDKAVNLFLNMHEHGCSQDLASFNTILDVLCKSKRVEKAYELFKDLRGRFSADVVTYNVIVNGWCLIKRTPKALEVLKEMVERGISPNLTTYNTMLKGFFRSGQVRQGWEFFLEMKKRNCGVDVVTYTTAVHGLGVSGEVKRAKKVFDEMLREGVLPSVATYNALIQVMCKKDSVENAVLVFEEMLRKGYEPNVTTYNVLIRGLFHAGEFTRGEEMMRRMEEEGGCEASFQTYNMMIRYYSECGEVEKALGLFERMGSGGCLPNLDTYNILISGMFVRKRSEDMVVAGKLLVEMVERGFVPRRFTFNRVLNGLLLTGNQGFAKEILRSQSKSGSRLTRKFRL; encoded by the coding sequence atgAATCGTCTCTTCATCAAATCGCTCTGCACttcctccgccgccgccgccaaCCTAAAACCCCCACCGCCCGATCCCGCCGCCATCTCCAACCTCATCCTCTCTTCCCCCATCCAATCCCCACTCCCCTCAAACACCCCATGGACACCACACCTCGTGAACTCAATCCTAAAACGCCTCTGGAACCACGGCCCGAAGGCCCTCCACTTCTTCCACCTCCTCGACCGCCGCCACCGCAACTACATCCACTCCCCCTCCTCCTTCAACCTCGCGATCGACATCGCCGCCCGCCTCCACCTCCACACCACCGTCTGGTCCCTGATCCGCCGCATGCGCTCCCTCCGCATCGGCCCCTCCCCGAAAACCTTCGCGATCGTCGCCGAGAGGTTTGCCTCCTCCGGGAAGCCCGATAAAGCCGTGAACCTCTTCCTCAACATGCACGAGCACGGCTGCTCTCAAGATCTCGCTTCCTTCAACACGATCCTCGATGTCCTCTGCAAATCCAAACGCGTGGAGAAAGCTTACGAGCTCTTTAAGGATCTTAGAGGAAGGTTTAGTGCTGACGTGGTGACTTACAATGTGATTGTGAACGGTTGGTGTTTGATCAAACGAACCCCAAAGGCTTTGGAGGTTTTAAAAGAGATGGTTGAGAGAGGGATTAGCCCTAACCTCACCACTTACAACACAATGCTCAAAGGCTTTTTTAGGTCAGGGCAGGTGAGGCAGGGATGGGAGTTTTTCTTGGAGATGAAGAAACGTAATTGTGGAGTCGATGTTGTGACCTATACTACGGCTGTTCACGGGCTCGGCGTCTCTGGGGAGGTGAAGAGAGCTAAGAAAGTCTTCGACGAGATGCTTAGAGAAGGAGTGCTACCTTCTGTAGCCACGTACAATGCGTTGATCCAGGTCATGTGTAAGAAAGATAGCGTGGAGAACGCGGTTTTGGTGTTTGAGGAGATGTTGAGGAAAGGTTATGAACCGAATGTGACGACTTACAATGTGCTGATAAGAGGGTTGTTTCACGCCGGGGAGTTCACTCGAGGAGAGGAGATGATGCGGAGGATGGAGGAGGAAGGTGGGTGTGAGGCGAGCTTCCAGACGTATAATATGATGATACGATACTATTCGGAGTGCGGCGAGGTTGAGAAAGCGTTGGGGCTGTTTGAGAGGATGGGGAGTGGAGGTTGCTTGCCGAATTTGGATACTTATAATATACTGATAAGTGGGATGTTTGTGAGGAAGAGATCGGAGGATATGGTGGTGGCTGGTAAGCTGTTGGTTGAGATGGTTGAGAGAGGGTTTGTACCGAGGAGGTTTACTTTTAATCGGGTTCTGAATGGGCTTCTTTTGACTGGGAATCAAGGTTTCGCGAAGGAGATCTTGAGGTCGCAGAGTAAATCTGGTAGCCGGCTTACTAGGAAGTTCAGGCTTTGA